Genomic segment of Arachis stenosperma cultivar V10309 chromosome 4, arast.V10309.gnm1.PFL2, whole genome shotgun sequence:
CTCCGAATTCGTCAATCTCCCAATCTCAATACCCCTTTGCTGTcagtctctctctctctctctctcatgcagcgtttattatttctattttcccTCCCCTCTTTGATTAGTAGCATAAGCCCTGAAATCGAACATAACTGCTATGGTCATCGTAACTATCGAAGAAACCTGTAGTGAGGGTTAGGCAGCTTAAGTAAAAGAAATAGAATACGAAATGCAGCTTGTTAGATTGAATGTAGTAGTCGTCCTTATACTTGTCtgaattttcttgtttggtgCATGTATCATAACATAGATTATATGATTATATATTTCTCCGTATTAAATAAGTGATTTTTTCCTTAAGATGTTTTCAAATTTATTACTTTATACATGTAATATATTTCTAGGATAGGATTTTGTTAATGATGAACATAAAAGGATTCAATGTATACTCTATGTTAAATCAAAGTAATCAATTAATAAAAAGAGCTGGTCAGCTGGCATATTCATTCTAATATGATTGTGGTGTATTATGACAGAGTTAGATGCTCCCTCACTGATGGAAATGGAAGTGTTGCAAAGAGGACAACACTTCATGATCTCTATGAGAAAGAAGGCCAGAGTCCATGGTATGATAATCTCTGCCGTCCTGTTACCGATCTGCTTCCTCTTATAGCCAGTGGTGTCAGAGGCGTAACTAGCAACCCTgcggtaattttttttttaactatcaTTCTCCATTTATGAAGATATTTTTCTCGGAATAACGATGCCTAAAAACAATAGTACAGATTACATTTGCCAAACACACTCAGCATAACATGTTTGTCTATCTATGTGATTGCAGATTTTTCAGAAAGCTATCTCCTCCTCAAACGCTTACAATGATCAGTTCAGGTACGTCAAACACTTCCGCTAAGTATTAACGGAATTTCTTCTATCATATGTGAGTTGCATTTTATTGGAGTAAAGCATGGAAATTTAGCATAATAAACCTTGTTAACATTGCTCCTAAGTTTCTAATTTGATAGGAGGATTAGCTCTTCACTGCCTCAAGTGTACTGTTCGTTTAGCTGCTATGCTTATATTCTAATGGCTTTAGCATTACAAgggaaaaagtaaaaatagaaaaaagcaAATTCGATttattttttctcctttttttggtCTGTAATTGCACTATGGTGAGCTATTTCATTTTCTGCTTATATAGCTAAATAGAAATTCCTCAATGACACAGGGAACTCGTGCAAGCAGGGAAGGACATTGAAAGTGCATATTGGGAACTTGTGGTGAAGGACATTCAAGATGCTTGCAAACTATTTGAACCGATTTATGACCAAACAGATGGCGGTGATGGCTATGTCTCTGTTGAAGTATCTCCTAAGCTTGCAGATGATACTAAGGGAACCATACAGGCTGCAAAATGGCTTCATAAAGTGGTTAATCGCCCCAACGTGTATATAAAAATTCCGGCCACAGCTCCTTGTATCCCTTCAATCAAGGAAGTCATTGCAAATGGGATAAGTGTGAATGTGACTGTAAGTTTATGCAATATCCTTCTATGTAGTTTACAACTTAGGTTAATATGATAGAGTGTTATGGTATGCTATTCTAGGTTTGGTGTTTGGCTACATGATAAGTAATCCTAGGTATAAATTGCACTGTTATTTTAATCTCACAATGGTTACAACTTACAACTGAGGAAATTGAAGTGCCATATGATTTGACTTCTTTCACAATGTGGCTGGAGTGTAAATTTAAGTTTCTGGCATCTATATCTGCAGCTGATATTCTCGCTTGCAAGATATGAAGCTGTGATTGATGCTTACTTGGATGGTCTTGAGGCATCTGGCCTAAATGACCTCTCTAGAGTCACAAGTGTTGCCTCTTTCTTTGTCAGTCGAGTGGACACTCTCGTTGACAAGATGCTTGAGAAAATTGGCACCCCTGAGGCTCTTAATCTACGTGGGAAGGTAACTGCGTATCATGCTGTTTCTGTTTGGATTTATTTTACCTCTGGATCTTACACAATGTGCTTATGCCTTGGTACATTGAATTTTATAGGCCGCGGTAGCCCAAGCAGCACTAGCCTATCAGCTCTACCAAAGGAAATTTTCTGGCCCAAGGTGGGAGGCTTTGGTTAAGAAGGGGGCAAAGAAGCAAAGGCTCCTCTGGGCATCAACCAGTGTCAAGAATCCTGCCTATCCCGACACCTTATATGTTGCTCCTCTCATTGGACCTGACACTGTAAGCTGTTGTTTTGTTAAGCATCTGCATGCTTATAGTTATGAACTTATGGAGTTGATCCTAATCCAGTGAAGGCAATAGTATTGGATTTAATGGACTTCTATTTTGGTCTTGATTGATTTAACTTCCAACAGTCTTTGAAATCAAAGTTCCCTAAACCTTGATCTGAATTTTTCTTTGTTGCATCTCATCATGATCAGAGCATTACCTTGTTCCTTTCCAGGTATCAACCATGCCAGACCAAGCCCTTCAAGCATTCATTGATCATGGCACTGTATCGAGGACAATAGATTCGAATGCATCAGAAGCGGAAGGGGTGTACAATGCTCTGCAGAAGTTGGGTATTGACTGGGGCTTCGTTGGTGACCAGCTTGAAGCAGAAGGGGTGGATTCCTTCAAGAAGAGCTTCGATAGCCTCCTGGATTCCCTGCAGGAGAAGGCAAACTCTTTAAAGTTGGTCAGCTGAAGTGTTGAGGATCGTGGTTAATGTCGCCGTAATGTATGTTGGcgtttatggattaataaaaggCAGCGGCTGTGGCCGTCCCCGGGGCCATGGCTTTGGCTTGCTTGCATCTGTAAATCTGCTTCTTGGAATCACTAAAACGAAATTTCCGCTGCTTGTTCCTTTCAGATTTGAGTGTCATTTTTGTTTCTAAATTCTACTATATTCTGCTCATACTTGtagtaatttaaaatttcattaaaatcAATAAGAGTATTTGTCATCTTACcctatgaaaaatatttttattaaatcaCTTTGGGTTTTTATACTAGTACAATTCTGTCGCACGACAAATATATAGCATCATTTTTTCTCCCTCCCCAAACCCCGGCCCCCCAACAAAAAAAGTCTTTTTCCCAGTCAATAAAAAGCATACTTAAGTTGTTATTGTTCTGGTATTTCTCCATTATTCACCTCCCTAAATAGCCATAAAACTAAACTTATTTTCCAAAATTCAAGTTTCTTGTTTCATCCTTATATATATTGACAGTTTTGTTTAACATGACGCTAGACGGGAGATGTTACGTTGACTTTTAGTTATGGATCTTCTAAAGTATGTTCATGTTGTATTGGCATCTACTTACGCATACTCAACCCCACCCTACGCATACTCtaaacctctctctctctctctctctctctctctctctctctctctctctctctctctctctctccaggGAGAGCCAACATATCAAAGACACCACACCACACAGTGGAAATGCGCCAGCCACCAATTCAAgaagaataaaatttatgcataaaatttattatattgagagcaatattaaaattaaactcaccTATATTGAGACCAATATTCATGTTAAGGAAGATGTGTACATGATATATATCGTGGAGTCTTGATTTTCTAAGCTGAATGCAACGAGGGGTGAAAATAGATccttccaatttttttttttcttacactttacaacaattaaaaaaaattaagagaatttatttttaagagAAGCATACTAGAATATTGAACAAATTCGTGATACATGACCACATGCAATTGAAAATAGAACAAAAATGCTAATATACATTAAAAGTCAGTTATTAAATTGatcattatatatttgtgtatgaatatatgtattgtttatgttattttaaatgtatattttatattttaatatgtattatttACGAATGATTGATTTTTTATACACACCGGACATGGTTGAAATACTAATTAGTTGCTCAGTAGCTGTGGTATGCAGTTGTGACGATCATTGAAGCCGAATAATTAATAGACATAAAATCTATATTCCGTCAAGTCAAATGTCCAACCTCCCAATTGAGAAGAAGGGAATAATTTAGTGTATCCATATTTTCATGCTGATGGAACCCGAAGTGTGGAATAATAAGAGTTGGAGATAACACCCACACACAAGGAGTCAAGGTCCCAAGGAGAGGGGCATATAagcaataattaattatataatataagcCTCCAGAGCAGGTGGCCATAAATTGAAGACATTTAATGGCTTCCACTTATGTTGCAGTAAGTGATTGTACTATGGTCATCATTTATTGAGCATGGCCAGTTTCCACGCATCTTCACGTGTTAGTTGAGCAACCTTTAATACACGGCGACTTCCCCAACTGTACTGGTGTTAAGAACAAAAACTAAATGGAAAATGTATATCATGGATGAAGCTGTAAGGTATCGAATCTATCTATCCATCTAGTGTTGTACAGGTCACACAGTCTGATCTCTGGTGATGGATTCGTCGGAGATCAGGTCACCGGCGGAGGGAGGGAGGTTGGGGACACCAATGTCGAGCAGGAAGAAGCTGGGGATTCACTTCATTGAGTCTGAGGATAGAAGAATGGCATTTGGTCGCGGCTACTCAACACCAGCTGGATCTACACCGGTCGATATCCATGGCAAATCCATTGTTGACCTTTCTAAGACTGGTGGTTGGATTGCTGCCTTGTTCATCTTTGGTAATTGCTCTCAGTGTTCTGATGTATATGGATTTAATAATGAGAAAgtcttattatttttattaaaatttggtgatcacttaatcaataaaaaaaataaataatttcacattattaaaaataaataattaattaatgctataaattataaaatttattgattttctattattttttttaatgaatttgaatcttttaaaatttaaattttattttagaaagtaaaatataatcttttatttttgaataattttttttatatttattattggtctcacttataaaattaataataaaaaattacactttattttctaaagtaaaattcaaattttagaatGCAAATCTCTCTATCAATAATAATATGATTAATTTGCGAGGGTGCAGGGAATGAGATGGCAGAAAGAATGGCATATTTCGGGCTATCAGTGAACATGGTGGCGTTCATGTTCTACGTGATGCACAGACCCTTCAGCAGTTCATCGAATGCAGTGAACAACTTCTTAGGGATATCTCAAGCATCATCGGTACTGGGTGGTTTTCTAGCAGATGCGTATCTGGGGAGATACTGGACAATAGCCATCTTCACTAGCATTTATCTGGCGGGTTTGGCGGGAATAACATTGTGCGCAACAATGACGATATTTACACCCAAGCAAGAGGGATGTGAGCAGCTGGCGCTGCTGTTAGGGGAGTGCGAGGCTGCGAAGCCATGGCAGATGAGTTACCTGTACACGGTGCTGTACATGACGGCGTTTGGAGCGGCAGGGATAAGGCCATGCGTGTCATCATTTGGAGCAGACCAGTTCGACGAGAGGAGCAAGAACTACAAGGCACACCTGGATAGGTTCTTCAACTTTTTCTATCTGTCGGTGACGGTGGGTGCAATTGTGGCCTTCACGGTGGTGGTGTATGTCCAGATGAAGCATGGGTGGGGAGCTGCCTTTGGATGTCTGGCAATAGCAATGGGATTGTCCAACATGCTCTTCTTCATCGGGACCCCCTTGTACAGGCACAGGCTCCCTGGTGGCAGCCCCCTCACCAGGGTGGCTCAGGTCTTGGTTGCTGCATTCAGAAAGAGGAACGCTCCTTTTGGAAGCGGCGGCTTCGTTGGCCTCTACGAGCTCCCCGGCTCCCACTCTGCCATCAAGGGAAGCAGAAAGATCCCTCACACCGACCACTTCAGCTTTCTCGACAAGGCAGCTCTGCAGTTGAAGGAAGATGGGTGCAGCCCGTGGAGGCTGTGCACTGTGACGCAAGTGGAAGAGGTCAAGATCCTCATTCGCCTCATCCCAATAGCAGCATCCACAATAATGCTGAATGTGGTGCTAACAGAGTATCTGACACTCTCAGTGCAGCAAGCATACACCATGAACACCCACTTGGGCCATCTGAAGCTTCCCGTTACATGCATGCCCGTCTTTCCTGGCCTCAGCATCTTCCTCATCCTCTCTCTCTACTACTCCCTCTTCGTCCCCCTCTTCCGCCGCATCACCGGCCACCCTCACGGCGCCTCTCAGCTCCAGAGAGTAGGTATCGGCCTTGCCGTCTCCATCGTGTCCGTTGCCTGGGCAGCAGTCTTCGAGAAATATCGAAGAGAGTATGCAGTACAGCATGGATTCGAATCCAGCTTCCTGACGCCGATGCCGAATTTAAGCGCCTACTGGCTTCTCATACAGTACTGCCTGATTGGAGTGGCAGAGGTGTTTTGCATCGTGGGGCTTCTGGAATTTCTGTACGAGGAGGCACCCGATGCCATGAAGAGCATTGGCTCTGCATATGCTGCTCTTGCTGGTGGCTTAGGCTGTTTTGCCGCCACCATCATCAACACCATCGTCAAATCCGCCACTACTACTCACAACGGCTCCCGCTCATGGCTCTCACAGAACATCAATACTGCCAGGTTTGATTACTTTTACTGGCTTCTAACCGCATTCAGCCTTCTCAATTTCTGCTCATTCTTGTATTTCGCACATACATACCAATACAGGACTACACCCCATAATGCTCCTCATGACGATCATAATACGCCAACTATAATGTAAAACTTTCAGAATCAGTCCATAATCCTATATATATTGTAAAACTTCGTTCCTATCggttattaattattatatatcaaTCTGGTTTGTGCATTACTGCATATATATACACTGACCTGCCCTTTTAATGGACTAATGCTTCTTGTCTCTGTTATGGAATTTAATATTTACTTTCAATTTTGTTATAAGGTCCAATATCCAAAGAAATTAACAACGTATTACGTTTTTGAACAATAGGATGACAGCTAACAAGAGCTACATTACTCATGCCCTGCGTTGTTTACATTCCTGTTCAGCAAAGGATATCTAtacttaatttttaatattaaaaataaaaatatacatttttttccAGTTTCCTATCTTATCCAAAAGTATGGATACTATTGATGAAAGCAAAATCTTCTGCTAACTTTGAAAGTTTCAAACCTTGCTTCCCACCGATTCCACTTTGCATCGTAGCTTTACTTTTTAGTCATACTTAGCTGCTAGAGATTGATTCTTGATGATCACGGCAAAGAGTTCAGAAAGTCGAAGTTGAGTAACAAGACTTTAAAATCAGAGACATGTGTTTCTTGCTCACGCCCCGATGGTTCTTGCCCCATTTAATTTCTCCAAACCTCATGCATCCCGAAAGTGGGTAGGTTATGAATGAAAGAGACAAGTTGAGATAATTTAATACATatgcttgaagaacctttctaTAGACAAGGATATTTTTGCTACTCACATTTTTTTGGAGTGCAAAggattttttaatatttaatgtcaCTTTTCAGGCATTTATGTGGCACAATATAAGAGTGAAGTAACAACTATTTTGGTCTCGGGTATTCATCTTAATCATGCCGTCCCCTACAAATACAGCAATGACGTgacaaaaattatataatactaTTACTGTTTTTATTGCCGCTTAATTATTAATCAACTCGCGTCTATATCTGTTAAAGTATAATTTAGGAGAGAGGAAATGCTAGCTCTCTCATTGGGGAAGAACCTTTCTTCCTCGTCCATCATTtgtatacttttattttattagttgtGCGGGTTCCATATGatacataattaattttatttcaacGGTCGATATTGCTCGTGGCTTAGATTTTCTTACCATCCAATTTTTACATCATTTAGTTTGTTGTCTGATTTTCGTTAAGAGAAAATAATGAGAAATGTTATATTTATACCCAAAATTATTGGTGTATACAATATTAATTGTGGATCTCACaacatttttttcctttctttctcgatttcaattttattttagcgtccaataattgtgtttttttatttttaatgtttggAAATTTGGGTGTATACGGAAAAGGCAAAATAATTGAAAGAGAGACTTATATCTTTGCCACCAAATCACGAACATCACATCAAAAGTgatatgctttattcgttttcCAGGGCCAATCCATTAAATCTTATCATgggaaattattttttgtacttatctttattttattgattataatagtcttttttatatatatatacgcaCGTAGTGGAGGTCAAGAGGGTAGGAGATTGGATCATCTCTATTAAATTTATGATAGAGAGAGGTATTTTTCATGTGATTAGCACCTATGTACTGCAAATGGGTTCGGACGAACAATACAAGATAAGGTTTTGAGAGTATCTAGAGAGTTTGGTCTAAGGCATACTTTcgggagataagattttcttaggaggagatttaaatggtCATGTTGGAAGAGAATTGATTGGGTATGGAAGTATTCATGGAGGCTATGgtttcggggtgatcaatgtcgagggtaaaactattttggactttttctcaatttttgacattctcatcgcaaatacatgttttaaaaagagagacgaacatcttataacctataagagtggcatgacaagctctcaaatcgacttcttcttATTGAGGAAAGTCGACcaaaaattttgcattaattgtaaaattatcccgggagagagtttgacaacacaacataggaTGCTCGTCATGAATTTTCGCGTTGAGCAAAAAttgaggaaaagacatcatacgaaGAACCTAAGGACAAGGTGGTGGCGGATaaaaggtgaggaacaaagaagcttcctaagacgggtaggagaagaggcaaagtgggatAGGAATGAAAACGCGGAAGAGATGTGGAGGaagatggcagaagttattagaagaacagtaaaagaAAGTTTTGATGAATATAAAGaaataggaccaagagacaaggagtcctggtggtggaatgcgagtgtacaaaaaaagataaagataaaaagagagtgctttaaagagtgatctttatgccgcaatgcagataattgggaaaaatataaggcggctagGAAAGAGAtaaaagtggctgtaagtgaagcaagaaTAAGAGCATATGGGGTCTCTACCAGTTTTGGGGCACGAAAGTAGGAGAAAAAGGTATATACAGAATTGCAAAGAGCcgtgaaagaagaacgagagatttggattaggttaagtgcataaaggataaggatggaaAGGTGctggctcaagaggagaagattaatgaaaggtggaagaactacttctacgagttatttaatgaaaGACATAAGACTCTTTCGAGCTTTGGTAGGTTATGCACAAGGAAAGAAGAacaaaactttgactactatcgaaggattcgatACTTTAAGGTAAAAGAAgctctaaagcagatgaaaaatggcaggacagtaggacctgataataacccgattgaggtttggaagaGCCTTGGAAGAAAAGacatcaactggttaaccaaactttttaataagattttaaggtcaaagaagatgcctgataAGTGGAGAAAGAACAcattggtacctatctacaagaataaggagaatatacaaagtTGCAGAAACTATAGAGGGATCAAGCTCATGAGCCATACCATGAAGTTATGGACAAGGGTGATAGgacggaggttgagaaaagagacacaagtaacagagaaccaatttaGATTTATACCAGGCATATCCACCACCGAAGTGATATACTtgttaagaaggatgatggagaggtatcgtaataataaaagagatctacatatggtgtttattgatttggaaaaagcatAGGATAGGGTGTctagggaggtcttatggaaggtcctagaaaagaggagagtaaggatggcatatattcgtgcaattaaagacatgtatgatagGGCCataactagtgtgaagactcaaagTTGTGTGACAGCGAAATtttctattggtataggattacaccagggattatccttaagtccataccttttcacattagtcttggaagtactcacagagcacatccaagagcctgtgccatggtgcatactttttgccgatgatatcgtccttatggaagagtcaagggaagacctaaataagaagttgacttatggagagaagctctagaagtgtatggcCTATGCATAAACCGTAGCAAGACGAAATATATGAAATGTAAGTTCGGTTTGAGAAGGAAAAATCcaaatatagaggtgaagattggagaaaacatcctacgaaaagttaaaagttttaaatatcttgggtgcatcatacaagataatagagagattgaacaggatgtaaatcataggatccaagcaggttggtcaaaatggcagagtgcatctggttttatatgcgacaaaaaagtgcctttaagaGGTAAATTCTATCTCATTgttataagaccggctatgctttaTGGTACGGAATGTTGGCGGCCAAAGAGGAGCATGAACATAAGTTGAGTGTGGTaaagatgaagatgttgagatagATAAGTAGTcctacgcgattggataaaataaggaatgaagatataagggagagagttggagtagcacccattatGAAAAAATGGTAGAATtacgtctcaggtggtttggacatgtgagaagaagaccaaCAGAACACCGCTCATGaagtggtcaaacgagatctacatatAAACGGTCTCTTTGTAGACTTGATATATGACAAAACTTAATGACATATCGTTTGATTCATATAGTCAACCCTTCCTAGTGGGACaagactttgttgttgttgtttgtatatatatatatatataactatgttacatatatactaaaattaactactaaaattaattattagtatatacataataaaatataaaatatatattaaaaatggactaataatatatatattcatatacAATTATATAGTgacttattttaataatatatatatatatatatatatatatatatatatatatatatatatatatatatatataacactttCTTTGACTGATATAACGGAAAATTACTTATGATATAACTtggtataaaaataaataaataaacataaataataCAACTAACTCATTTGCATATTATAGGACAACGTGTATATATGTAcagtaatttaattattaatgatTTTCTTAGTAATAATCATTGTGTATGGGCCATGTGCAGCCACCACTTGAACAGTGCTATAGTAGCTTTGAAGAATTCATAATTCTCAGAACCAAATCTTATAGCTAGCTGATGATGCGATGATTTTATAGTCTCTTTATTAAGGTTTGTGGAAGTCAAGTCAAGCAAAGTATGTATTGGAAGCATGTATtattacattatatatatagacaTAATAATGCTTAGCATGGTATTTTAATAATGGCAATGCACAAAGATTATATATGTAG
This window contains:
- the LOC130974295 gene encoding uncharacterized protein LOC130974295, with amino-acid sequence MASVSKLSTPNPAASLADAIRSRSSSPKCFLAFHDRRRTSSVASLRIRQSPNLNTPLLVRCSLTDGNGSVAKRTTLHDLYEKEGQSPWYDNLCRPVTDLLPLIASGVRGVTSNPAIFQKAISSSNAYNDQFRELVQAGKDIESAYWELVVKDIQDACKLFEPIYDQTDGGDGYVSVEVSPKLADDTKGTIQAAKWLHKVVNRPNVYIKIPATAPCIPSIKEVIANGISVNVTLIFSLARYEAVIDAYLDGLEASGLNDLSRVTSVASFFVSRVDTLVDKMLEKIGTPEALNLRGKAAVAQAALAYQLYQRKFSGPRWEALVKKGAKKQRLLWASTSVKNPAYPDTLYVAPLIGPDTVSTMPDQALQAFIDHGTVSRTIDSNASEAEGVYNALQKLGIDWGFVGDQLEAEGVDSFKKSFDSLLDSLQEKANSLKLVS
- the LOC130976823 gene encoding protein NRT1/ PTR FAMILY 6.1 translates to MYIMDEAVRSPAEGGRLGTPMSSRKKLGIHFIESEDRRMAFGRGYSTPAGSTPVDIHGKSIVDLSKTGGWIAALFIFGNEMAERMAYFGLSVNMVAFMFYVMHRPFSSSSNAVNNFLGISQASSVLGGFLADAYLGRYWTIAIFTSIYLAGLAGITLCATMTIFTPKQEGCEQLALLLGECEAAKPWQMSYLYTVLYMTAFGAAGIRPCVSSFGADQFDERSKNYKAHLDRFFNFFYLSVTVGAIVAFTVVVYVQMKHGWGAAFGCLAIAMGLSNMLFFIGTPLYRHRLPGGSPLTRVAQVLVAAFRKRNAPFGSGGFVGLYELPGSHSAIKGSRKIPHTDHFSFLDKAALQLKEDGCSPWRLCTVTQVEEVKILIRLIPIAASTIMLNVVLTEYLTLSVQQAYTMNTHLGHLKLPVTCMPVFPGLSIFLILSLYYSLFVPLFRRITGHPHGASQLQRVGIGLAVSIVSVAWAAVFEKYRREYAVQHGFESSFLTPMPNLSAYWLLIQYCLIGVAEVFCIVGLLEFLYEEAPDAMKSIGSAYAALAGGLGCFAATIINTIVKSATTTHNGSRSWLSQNINTARFDYFYWLLTAFSLLNFCSFLYFAHTYQYRTTPHNAPHDDHNTPTIM